The following proteins are co-located in the Streptomyces sp. NBC_00435 genome:
- a CDS encoding InlB B-repeat-containing protein — MTSLRRPRRARLIALCVAAVAALPLATAAGVSAAPQTTRAPSPAGDGKEVLRERTFPLRTEAFSGLCSPAPFGAPRERTFEFFDDVRVTAVEEGIDDDQGTLTWSGHVKNKPDTSVVVSMRGVCDTDRAPQGAVVVEVVADLGARVYHLETLPGLPPRLRATEEDPDHRPRRAPDTPVNTSASAADMRESLRGRAAATAANPAVIDVIAGYTPKAVTAAGGEQQVINTIHWAERKMNEALADSNIPASIDIIGTYNTDYRGDNTSSVMHAKMNDPQDAALGATAADLRRRYGVDLITIVNKVDPGQSSGQGNLPERGIFNSKEAFSVVDFDSLTGWYNLGHEIGHNLGLWHDRRTLDSQIPDGSWRNDLNTPYGTGWITPNEEFHTLMAYSSSCLKDCSAVNQYSNTDNTVNGQPLGDRNSDNAGLARLSTPIVAGYRTLTTARTRYALTLDPAEGGTVRPAVYGPYKPGTVVGVTARPQNGYRLVAWLYDGVQYDPSAQVNITMDRAHTLTGVFLPV; from the coding sequence ATGACCTCACTTCGCCGTCCCCGGCGTGCCCGCCTCATCGCGCTGTGCGTCGCAGCCGTCGCCGCCCTGCCGCTCGCCACGGCCGCCGGTGTCTCCGCCGCACCCCAGACCACCCGAGCCCCCTCCCCGGCCGGGGACGGCAAGGAGGTGCTGCGCGAGCGCACCTTCCCGCTCAGGACGGAAGCGTTCAGCGGGCTGTGCAGCCCCGCCCCGTTCGGCGCGCCGCGCGAGCGCACCTTCGAGTTCTTCGACGACGTCCGCGTCACCGCGGTCGAGGAGGGGATCGACGACGACCAGGGGACGCTGACCTGGAGCGGTCACGTCAAGAACAAGCCCGACACCAGCGTCGTCGTCTCGATGCGCGGCGTGTGCGACACCGACCGCGCGCCCCAGGGCGCCGTAGTCGTCGAGGTCGTCGCCGACCTCGGGGCGCGCGTCTACCACTTGGAGACCCTCCCCGGCCTGCCTCCCCGGCTGCGGGCCACCGAGGAGGACCCCGACCACCGCCCGCGCAGAGCTCCCGACACGCCGGTGAACACCTCGGCCTCCGCGGCGGACATGCGCGAATCCCTCCGGGGACGGGCCGCGGCCACGGCCGCCAACCCGGCCGTCATCGACGTCATCGCCGGCTACACCCCGAAGGCGGTCACCGCGGCCGGCGGCGAGCAGCAGGTCATCAACACGATCCACTGGGCCGAGCGGAAGATGAACGAGGCCCTCGCGGACAGCAACATCCCCGCCAGCATCGACATCATCGGCACGTACAACACGGACTACCGGGGCGACAACACCTCGTCCGTGATGCACGCCAAGATGAACGACCCCCAGGACGCGGCGCTCGGCGCGACCGCCGCCGACCTGCGGCGGCGCTACGGCGTGGACCTGATCACCATCGTGAACAAGGTCGATCCGGGACAGTCCTCCGGCCAGGGCAACCTCCCCGAGCGCGGAATCTTCAACTCCAAGGAAGCCTTCTCCGTCGTCGACTTCGACTCGCTGACCGGCTGGTACAACCTCGGCCACGAGATCGGCCACAACCTCGGCCTGTGGCACGACCGTCGCACCCTGGACTCCCAGATCCCCGACGGCAGCTGGCGGAACGACCTCAACACCCCTTACGGAACGGGGTGGATCACCCCGAACGAGGAGTTCCACACCCTCATGGCGTACTCCAGCTCCTGCCTCAAGGACTGCAGCGCCGTGAACCAGTACTCCAACACCGACAACACCGTCAACGGCCAGCCTCTGGGCGACCGGAACAGCGACAACGCGGGCCTGGCGCGCCTGTCCACCCCGATCGTCGCGGGCTACCGGACGCTGACCACGGCCCGGACCCGCTACGCCCTCACCCTGGACCCCGCCGAAGGCGGCACCGTCCGGCCGGCCGTCTACGGGCCCTACAAGCCGGGGACCGTCGTAGGCGTCACCGCCCGCCCCCAGAACGGGTACCGCCTCGTCGCCTGGCTCTACGACGGCGTCCAGTACGACCCCAGCGCCCAGGTCAACATCACCATGGACCGCGCCCACACCCTGACCGGCGTGTTCCTTCCCGTCTGA
- a CDS encoding helix-turn-helix domain-containing protein — MTQDNGELDSLVRKRIRALRVAQGWSLDELAGRARLSPSTLSRIETGQRRLALDQLVTLARALDTSLDQLVETATDDVIASPVIDAAHQLMRWPVKADPGMTVVRQRMTDPPPDNPARMRAHPGHEWLVVLSGTAILMLGNRRFRVETNQAAEFPTMLPHAIGAEGGPCEILGIFDRDARRGHQSGEKAGNAGRPSP; from the coding sequence ATGACGCAAGACAATGGTGAGCTCGACAGCCTGGTGCGCAAACGGATCCGTGCGCTGCGGGTGGCACAGGGGTGGTCCCTCGACGAGCTGGCCGGCCGGGCCCGGCTCAGCCCCTCCACCCTCAGCCGGATCGAGACCGGGCAGCGACGCCTCGCTCTGGACCAGCTCGTCACCCTCGCCCGCGCCCTGGACACCTCGCTCGATCAGCTCGTCGAGACGGCCACGGACGATGTGATCGCGAGTCCGGTGATCGACGCGGCCCACCAGCTGATGCGGTGGCCCGTGAAAGCGGACCCGGGCATGACGGTCGTACGCCAGCGGATGACGGACCCGCCGCCCGACAACCCCGCACGCATGCGCGCGCACCCCGGCCACGAATGGCTCGTCGTCCTCTCCGGCACCGCGATCCTGATGCTGGGCAACCGCCGCTTCCGCGTGGAGACCAATCAGGCCGCCGAGTTCCCGACGATGCTCCCGCACGCCATCGGCGCCGAGGGCGGCCCGTGCGAGATCCTGGGCATCTTCGACCGCGACGCCCGCCGCGGGCACCAGAGCGGTGAGAAGGCGGGAAATGCCGGCCGCCCGTCGCCCTGA
- a CDS encoding PRC-barrel domain-containing protein has product MTEHVWSYTSTAGHLSGADLTGYKVEATDGNIGKVDKHSDEAGDAYLVVDTGVWIFGKEVLLPASTVIRIDVDEQKVYVDGTKEQIKNAPEFHREKHLDDVGYRDEIGTYYSAGGFGGRII; this is encoded by the coding sequence GTGACTGAGCATGTGTGGAGCTACACGTCGACCGCCGGCCACCTGAGCGGGGCCGATCTGACCGGTTACAAGGTCGAGGCGACCGACGGGAACATCGGCAAGGTCGACAAGCACTCCGACGAGGCCGGTGACGCCTACCTGGTCGTGGACACCGGGGTCTGGATCTTCGGCAAGGAGGTCCTGCTCCCGGCGAGCACGGTGATCCGTATCGACGTGGACGAGCAGAAGGTCTACGTCGACGGAACCAAGGAGCAGATCAAGAACGCTCCGGAGTTCCACCGCGAGAAGCACCTCGACGACGTCGGCTACCGCGATGAGATAGGTACCTACTACTCCGCCGGCGGGTTCGGCGGCCGCATCATCTGA
- the nadE gene encoding ammonia-dependent NAD(+) synthetase has product MSQPASTALQQEIARDLLVAESFDAQREIERRVAFLAERLTSTGLRSLVLGISGGVDSTTAGRLCQLAVERARAAGHDATFYAMRLPYGVQADEGDAQLALGFIDADRVLTVDVKPASDAALSASLAGGTVFRDAHHQDFVQGNIKARQRMVAQYAVAGAHDGLVVGTDHAAEAVSGFFTKFGDGAADVVPLTGLTKRRVRACADALGAPAELVWKTPTADLETLDPGKADEDALGVTYDEIDDFLEGKPVGERAFDTIVRRYRLTEHKRQLPIAP; this is encoded by the coding sequence GTGAGCCAGCCGGCTTCCACCGCCCTGCAGCAGGAGATCGCCCGGGACCTCCTGGTGGCCGAAAGCTTCGACGCGCAGCGGGAGATCGAACGCCGGGTGGCGTTCCTGGCCGAACGGCTCACCTCCACCGGCCTGCGCTCCCTGGTGCTCGGGATCAGCGGCGGGGTGGACTCCACTACGGCCGGCCGGCTCTGCCAGCTCGCCGTGGAGCGGGCCCGCGCGGCCGGTCACGACGCGACGTTCTACGCCATGCGGCTGCCCTACGGGGTCCAGGCCGACGAGGGGGACGCGCAGCTCGCGCTCGGCTTCATCGACGCCGACCGGGTGCTGACCGTGGACGTCAAGCCCGCGAGCGACGCCGCGCTCTCGGCCTCGCTGGCCGGCGGCACCGTCTTCCGGGACGCCCACCACCAGGACTTCGTGCAGGGCAACATCAAGGCCCGCCAGCGCATGGTCGCCCAGTACGCGGTGGCCGGCGCGCACGACGGCCTGGTCGTCGGCACCGACCACGCCGCCGAGGCGGTGTCCGGCTTCTTCACCAAGTTCGGCGACGGCGCGGCCGACGTGGTCCCGCTGACCGGCCTGACCAAGCGGCGGGTGCGTGCCTGCGCCGATGCCCTGGGCGCCCCCGCCGAGCTGGTCTGGAAGACGCCCACGGCGGACCTGGAGACCCTGGACCCGGGCAAGGCCGACGAGGACGCGCTCGGTGTCACGTACGACGAGATCGACGATTTCCTGGAGGGCAAGCCGGTCGGCGAGCGGGCCTTCGACACCATCGTCCGCCGCTACCGGCTGACCGAGCACAAGCGGCAGCTGCCGATCGCGCCGTAG